Proteins encoded within one genomic window of Amycolatopsis sp. 2-15:
- a CDS encoding 3'-5' exonuclease yields MVDLIEFLPLTRSGRLSGRGVDFTAIDVKTTGLRTGRIVELGAVRVRGDGVVLGELATLIDPGRSLPASWSGPHRITAGDLAGAPSFADVLGPLLDLCRGAVVVAHDLPLVQGFLAEEVARVGVRLPALPGVSTAIAAQEALRLPNYRLATIARALGIGDFAPYLASASARACAQVVSALVGTHGLRFAAPPRYPELPRYAPGGRILRRPDVEVAERGWMSGVVDRVVTSPSTADSAGAAYLDLLAEAVADEYLSGEEVWALAGLAAEAGLPEPDVRHIHAEFVSALRAVAEADGVVTVDEDRALRQVATALDVPGVLADLRPTTTDRKAPRVLVLGTTAEADQLRARVLDEGVQLAKKLTATVTHLAYDASVPPTEPRLTRAADLGAEVVDVATAPVALGFDRPPSTPSPTHEVPAPPAARYEPAPDWPVEEDSFAAPPQPTRQFAPALPSVPAHSAPKPAGRLSAVVGGRAMMAVGLLLMLITVISLFGGLALGGGFFFGVLGVGLLVGGWYVTETGKAATAA; encoded by the coding sequence ATGGTCGACTTGATCGAATTCCTGCCGCTCACCCGCAGTGGACGGCTGTCCGGTCGTGGGGTCGATTTCACGGCGATCGACGTGAAGACCACCGGCCTGCGCACAGGCCGGATCGTCGAGCTGGGAGCGGTACGAGTGCGGGGTGATGGCGTCGTGCTGGGGGAGCTGGCGACGCTGATCGACCCCGGCCGGTCGCTACCGGCGAGTTGGAGCGGGCCGCACCGGATCACCGCCGGAGACCTGGCCGGTGCGCCGTCGTTCGCGGACGTCCTCGGGCCGCTGCTGGACCTGTGCCGTGGCGCGGTGGTGGTGGCGCACGACTTGCCGCTGGTACAAGGATTTCTCGCCGAGGAGGTGGCCCGCGTGGGCGTGCGGCTGCCGGCGCTCCCGGGCGTCTCGACGGCGATCGCGGCGCAGGAAGCGCTGCGGCTGCCGAACTACCGGCTGGCCACGATCGCGCGGGCGCTCGGTATCGGTGACTTCGCGCCGTACCTCGCGTCGGCGTCGGCTCGCGCGTGCGCCCAGGTGGTGTCGGCGCTCGTCGGCACGCACGGGCTGCGGTTCGCCGCGCCGCCTCGGTATCCCGAGCTCCCGCGCTATGCCCCGGGCGGGCGCATCCTCCGTCGCCCGGACGTCGAGGTGGCCGAGCGCGGCTGGATGTCCGGCGTCGTCGACCGGGTCGTGACCTCGCCGTCGACCGCGGACTCCGCCGGCGCGGCGTACCTGGATCTGCTGGCCGAGGCTGTCGCCGACGAGTACCTGTCCGGCGAAGAGGTGTGGGCGCTCGCCGGGCTGGCTGCCGAAGCCGGCCTGCCGGAGCCCGACGTCCGGCACATCCACGCCGAGTTCGTCTCGGCGCTGCGCGCGGTCGCGGAGGCCGACGGCGTGGTGACCGTCGACGAGGACCGCGCCCTTCGCCAGGTCGCCACGGCGCTCGACGTCCCCGGTGTCCTCGCCGACCTCCGCCCGACCACCACCGACCGCAAGGCCCCACGCGTGCTGGTACTCGGCACCACCGCCGAGGCCGACCAGCTTCGTGCCCGCGTGCTCGACGAGGGCGTGCAACTCGCCAAGAAGCTCACGGCGACCGTCACCCACCTCGCGTACGACGCGAGTGTGCCGCCGACCGAGCCCCGCCTGACCCGGGCGGCGGACCTGGGTGCCGAGGTCGTCGACGTCGCCACGGCTCCGGTGGCCCTTGGCTTCGACCGGCCTCCTTCGACGCCGTCTCCCACTCACGAGGTACCGGCGCCGCCCGCTGCGCGGTATGAGCCAGCGCCGGACTGGCCCGTCGAGGAAGATTCGTTTGCCGCGCCACCGCAGCCGACTCGGCAGTTCGCTCCGGCCCTGCCGTCCGTGCCGGCACACTCCGCGCCGAAGCCAGCCGGACGCCTGTCCGCAGTCGTCGGCGGCCGCGCGATGATGGCCGTCGGTTTGCTGCTCATGCTCATCACCGTGATCAGCCTGTTCGGCGGCCTGGCGCTGGGCGGTGGGTTCTTCTTCGGTGTGCTTGGCGTCGGCCTACTTGTGGGTGGCTGGTACGTAACCGAAACCGGCAAAGCTGCCACGGCCGCTTGA
- a CDS encoding DUF6880 family protein, with protein sequence MLVDLLYAQARRDPELRHSLELRCATQSGEVAEAHRLLDTAVQDGNVEYTAKVGAVLDTLERLLDAGSPADLAPLARRTVDDIGEVLEQSGDPSGDLGDKLDFAVELYARACAARPPDPEQLAEWLLEVEFDGPGRPAIALADFAEALGEKGLERVKSTVDEILKAGPTGYRRDVAERLLEELAEVRGDVDALVAILSAKPPRVDVSLKIVRVLRAAGRHSEAIAHAARALTPHKTQASRPEPEDETVALRRKEFDEAPGNVTYTALREAAVEAGVWSVQRVAALARLRERAADSEEGAEELARALLAEERPDEAWRACVRFGGSLALRVELAASREVAHPAETIPVYRSQIEHLIEQKDPQAYREAAKHLKKLRTLHKRAGTAEEFTGYLADLVSVHRRKTRLIAEVRAARIALPKPRNLPASGSLTS encoded by the coding sequence ATGTTGGTGGACCTGCTGTACGCCCAGGCGCGGCGTGACCCTGAGTTACGGCATTCGCTGGAATTGCGGTGCGCCACTCAATCGGGTGAGGTGGCGGAGGCGCATCGGCTGTTGGATACGGCGGTGCAGGACGGCAATGTCGAGTACACGGCCAAGGTGGGCGCCGTGCTGGACACGCTGGAGCGGTTGCTCGATGCGGGCAGCCCGGCGGATCTGGCGCCGCTCGCGCGGCGGACGGTGGATGACATCGGCGAGGTGCTGGAGCAGTCCGGGGATCCCTCCGGTGACCTCGGGGACAAGCTGGACTTCGCCGTCGAGCTGTATGCGCGGGCGTGTGCGGCGCGGCCGCCGGACCCCGAGCAGTTGGCCGAGTGGCTGCTGGAAGTGGAGTTCGACGGGCCGGGGAGGCCGGCGATCGCGCTGGCGGATTTCGCCGAGGCGCTGGGGGAAAAGGGACTTGAGCGGGTCAAGTCTACTGTGGACGAAATACTGAAAGCCGGGCCGACGGGGTATCGCCGGGACGTCGCGGAGCGTCTGCTGGAGGAGCTCGCCGAGGTGCGCGGGGACGTGGACGCGCTGGTTGCAATCCTCTCCGCCAAGCCGCCGCGGGTGGATGTGAGCCTGAAGATCGTGCGGGTGCTGCGGGCGGCCGGGCGGCACAGCGAGGCCATCGCGCACGCGGCCCGTGCGCTGACGCCGCACAAGACGCAAGCCTCGAGGCCCGAGCCTGAAGACGAGACGGTCGCCTTGCGGCGCAAGGAGTTCGACGAGGCGCCGGGCAACGTCACGTACACGGCGTTGCGCGAGGCGGCTGTCGAAGCTGGTGTGTGGTCGGTGCAGCGCGTCGCGGCCCTCGCGCGGCTGAGGGAGCGCGCGGCCGACAGCGAGGAAGGCGCCGAAGAGCTCGCCCGGGCGCTGCTCGCCGAGGAGCGGCCCGACGAGGCGTGGCGCGCGTGCGTGCGGTTCGGCGGGTCGCTGGCGCTGCGCGTGGAGCTGGCGGCGTCGCGCGAGGTCGCGCACCCGGCCGAGACGATCCCGGTCTACCGCAGCCAGATCGAGCACCTCATCGAGCAGAAGGACCCGCAGGCCTACCGTGAAGCGGCGAAGCACCTGAAGAAGCTGCGCACGCTGCACAAACGCGCCGGCACGGCGGAGGAGTTCACCGGGTACCTGGCCGACTTGGTGAGCGTTCACCGGCGCAAGACGCGCCTGATCGCGGAAGTGCGCGCGGCGCGGATCGCGTTGCCGAAACCGCGTAACCTTCCGGCTTCTGGCTCGTTGACCAGCTGA
- the tenA gene encoding thiaminase II: protein MSTGWPDAGGLSGADSDELAVGADDVSDVLADVSELGVLLAVGVVPLPQADNSRAPDAPSAARKTKGIRGFVVLTISLASPCWVTTVQWTCDLRTGLRRHRELFTRRKAIMTGFSHQAWQHTVKLQHAMSVHPFNEELATGTLSRERFQFYLVQDARYLVGFGRALAAAAAKAPEVDDVAFLAGAARDAIVIEREMHESYFKWFRLSETDLADIETSPTCVAYSSFLLATAHTGSYGELLAALLPCFWVYQSVGAGILARQSPETDNPYRPWIDTYAGDEFEATVRKGRDALDRAADAAGEATREKMLAAFTRACEYEWMFWDSAYRQEGWPTAAVR, encoded by the coding sequence TTGTCCACCGGCTGGCCGGACGCCGGCGGGCTGTCCGGAGCGGACTCGGACGAGCTGGCCGTGGGTGCCGATGACGTGTCGGACGTGCTGGCCGACGTGTCGGAACTTGGCGTGTTGCTCGCGGTCGGCGTGGTTCCGCTACCACAAGCCGACAACAGCAGGGCGCCGGACGCGCCCAGCGCAGCAAGAAAGACCAAGGGAATCCGTGGTTTTGTCGTGCTTACCATCTCACTTGCCTCCCCGTGCTGGGTAACCACCGTTCAGTGGACGTGCGACCTCCGCACCGGGTTGCGCCGGCATCGTGAACTCTTCACCAGACGGAAGGCGATCATGACGGGCTTTTCTCACCAGGCATGGCAACACACGGTGAAACTACAACACGCCATGTCGGTCCACCCGTTCAACGAAGAGCTCGCGACCGGCACTTTGTCGCGCGAGCGGTTCCAGTTTTACCTGGTCCAGGACGCGCGTTACCTCGTCGGCTTCGGCCGTGCGCTGGCCGCCGCGGCGGCCAAGGCACCGGAGGTCGACGACGTCGCCTTCCTCGCCGGAGCGGCGCGCGACGCCATCGTGATCGAGCGCGAGATGCACGAGAGCTACTTCAAGTGGTTCCGGCTCTCGGAGACCGATCTGGCCGACATCGAGACCTCGCCGACGTGCGTCGCGTACTCATCGTTTCTGCTGGCCACGGCCCACACGGGCAGCTACGGCGAGCTCCTCGCGGCGCTGCTGCCGTGCTTCTGGGTGTACCAGAGCGTGGGCGCCGGAATCCTCGCGCGGCAGTCGCCCGAAACCGACAATCCGTACAGACCGTGGATCGACACGTACGCGGGCGACGAGTTCGAAGCGACCGTCCGCAAGGGCCGCGACGCCCTCGACCGCGCCGCCGACGCCGCGGGCGAGGCGACGCGCGAAAAAATGCTCGCCGCTTTCACCCGGGCGTGTGAGTACGAGTGGATGTTCTGGGACAGCGCCTACCGCCAGGAAGGCTGGCCAACCGCTGCCGTGAGGTAG
- a CDS encoding histidine phosphatase family protein produces the protein MRLFLVRHGQTDGNVRGALDTALPGPPLTELGQEQAKALAGRLAAEAIVAVYASQATRAQQTAAPLAEVLGLEVQVIEGVKEVDAGDLEGATDAESIRTYLETAKRWTEGDLDVAIPGGESGAQVRARMVGAADDLRAKHEQTDPDGIVVLVSHGGAIRLGAEFLAPNVPADLASSALIPNTGVVELLAEPDGTWRCLTWVDAVL, from the coding sequence GTGAGGCTGTTCCTCGTCCGCCATGGCCAGACCGACGGCAACGTGCGGGGTGCGCTCGACACGGCGCTGCCCGGCCCGCCGCTCACCGAGCTGGGGCAGGAGCAGGCGAAGGCGCTCGCGGGCCGGCTCGCCGCGGAGGCGATCGTGGCCGTGTACGCGTCGCAGGCCACACGCGCGCAGCAGACGGCCGCGCCGCTGGCCGAGGTGCTCGGCCTCGAGGTGCAGGTGATCGAGGGCGTGAAGGAGGTCGACGCGGGTGACCTCGAAGGCGCCACCGACGCCGAGTCGATCCGGACCTACCTCGAGACGGCCAAGCGCTGGACCGAGGGCGACCTCGACGTCGCCATCCCCGGCGGCGAATCGGGCGCCCAGGTGCGCGCCCGCATGGTCGGCGCCGCTGACGACCTGCGGGCGAAACACGAACAGACCGACCCGGACGGCATCGTCGTGCTGGTCAGCCATGGCGGCGCCATCCGGCTCGGTGCGGAGTTCCTGGCGCCGAACGTCCCCGCCGACCTGGCGAGCAGCGCGCTCATCCCGAACACGGGCGTCGTCGAACTCCTCGCGGAACCCGACGGCACCTGGCGCTGCCTCACCTGGGTGGATGCTGTGTTGTAG
- a CDS encoding nucleotide pyrophosphohydrolase, which yields MTLDALTQRLRDFASARGWEPFHHPKNLVMALSGEVGELISLFQWLTPEEAREYRSDSTLTTNVRDEIADVLLYLIQLADSLDIDLLEVGNAKVDRNETRFPPMQR from the coding sequence GTGACTCTCGACGCGCTCACCCAACGCCTCCGCGACTTCGCCTCCGCCCGCGGCTGGGAACCGTTCCACCACCCGAAGAACCTCGTCATGGCCCTCTCCGGCGAAGTCGGCGAGCTCATCTCCCTCTTCCAGTGGCTCACGCCCGAAGAAGCCCGCGAATACCGCTCCGATTCCACCCTGACCACCAACGTCCGCGACGAAATCGCCGACGTCCTCCTTTACCTGATCCAACTGGCCGACTCCCTCGACATCGACCTCCTCGAAGTGGGCAACGCGAAGGTCGACCGCAATGAGACCCGCTTCCCGCCCATGCAGCGCTGA
- a CDS encoding macro domain-containing protein has translation MTAESGTHTGREDIGPPVSSRTPELVLCAVDEPLAAAWTHALGRLETEAASVRVHRGSVLDVVAQAVVSPANSYGWMRGGIDAVYARAFPGVEQSVRSAVLASYGGELPIGEAVIVPTGEAEPAWLISAPTMREPGERLPADTVHPYLAARAVFLQWQHGMLEEGPVREVVDTIAMPGLGTGVGGVDPATCARQVAAAWEEVFGRRRNPR, from the coding sequence GTGACCGCCGAATCGGGCACACACACCGGGCGCGAGGACATCGGCCCGCCGGTTTCGTCCCGGACGCCGGAACTCGTGTTGTGCGCCGTCGATGAACCGCTCGCCGCCGCGTGGACCCACGCCCTCGGCCGCCTCGAAACCGAGGCCGCCTCGGTCCGGGTGCACCGCGGTTCGGTGCTGGACGTCGTCGCCCAGGCCGTGGTGAGCCCCGCCAACTCCTACGGCTGGATGCGCGGCGGGATCGACGCCGTTTACGCGCGCGCGTTCCCGGGCGTGGAGCAGAGCGTGCGCAGTGCGGTCTTGGCTTCGTACGGCGGAGAGCTGCCCATCGGCGAGGCAGTGATCGTGCCCACGGGCGAGGCCGAACCGGCGTGGCTGATCAGCGCGCCGACCATGCGCGAGCCCGGCGAACGCCTGCCCGCGGACACCGTGCACCCGTACCTCGCGGCGCGCGCGGTGTTCCTGCAGTGGCAGCACGGGATGCTCGAGGAAGGGCCCGTGCGCGAGGTCGTGGACACCATCGCGATGCCCGGCTTGGGCACCGGCGTCGGCGGCGTCGACCCGGCCACGTGCGCGCGCCAGGTGGCCGCGGCGTGGGAGGAAGTTTTCGGCCGTCGCCGTAACCCTCGGTGA
- a CDS encoding Crp/Fnr family transcriptional regulator encodes MDGSPPAFSTWIGQTTLDEFRQVGVHREFDAGELLFMEDSAPGNVLLIESGLITVYATANVGTELILGIYGRGHLLCEVSALEQTPRSASGRGRTAGAVTEISGLAFRAFVARHPEAMRYILTAVRLRLRRAERERLSYLSVDVLGRVVRTLLAWAESFGTHAGGQVTISGFSRRELAQTVGASPKSVDEALAALTANGALRTGRLRFVLSDLPRLRALGSGDN; translated from the coding sequence GTGGACGGTTCCCCTCCGGCGTTTTCGACCTGGATCGGGCAGACCACCCTCGACGAGTTCAGACAGGTCGGGGTACACCGCGAGTTCGACGCCGGCGAGCTGCTCTTCATGGAGGACAGCGCGCCCGGAAACGTGCTCCTCATCGAATCCGGCCTGATCACCGTGTACGCGACGGCGAACGTCGGCACCGAGCTGATCCTCGGCATCTACGGCCGTGGCCACCTGTTGTGTGAGGTAAGCGCGCTGGAGCAAACGCCTCGGTCCGCCTCGGGGCGCGGCCGGACCGCCGGTGCCGTCACAGAGATCTCCGGCCTCGCCTTTCGGGCGTTCGTGGCTCGCCATCCCGAGGCCATGCGCTACATCCTGACAGCGGTCCGGCTGCGCCTGCGCAGAGCCGAGCGTGAACGGCTGTCCTACCTTTCCGTCGACGTACTGGGCCGGGTCGTGCGCACCCTGCTGGCATGGGCGGAGTCGTTCGGCACTCACGCCGGCGGTCAGGTGACAATCAGCGGGTTCTCGCGCCGCGAACTGGCCCAGACCGTCGGCGCATCACCCAAGTCGGTCGACGAAGCGCTGGCCGCGTTGACCGCCAACGGTGCTCTGCGAACCGGCCGGCTGCGTTTCGTCTTGAGTGATCTCCCTCGCTTGCGGGCCTTGGGAAGCGGCGACAATTAG
- a CDS encoding nitrate- and nitrite sensing domain-containing protein, with product MEYLRSRVVLIAFVPGAALVLVALVIGIFLVQQANHVRGLADETARASNDVTRTAVGLQEWRGNALLAGDRLAEYTSYTQRIDDAIASLRELTRAAPDAETAYQQNTAVDLLAATEGLYRADSLALAGLDETTRRLFTDAVGAYRTTLTSAAGRLTQSDRARYEALVRGEDWSTLTAVENAFADAAPLPVALPTWRAATAVAGRGLGELFAQQNNFAVQMTIDHAHRTLGGALAGGVAIVVFAGVVMAVAVRLADRLTDPGRLALVARKDAALGSAEVQEETGLRRNTVAQQSPETGRATDLRQRSAPRHRAAAARSGATTR from the coding sequence GTGGAGTACCTGCGCAGCCGCGTGGTCCTGATCGCGTTCGTGCCCGGTGCGGCGCTGGTGCTGGTGGCGTTGGTGATCGGGATTTTCCTGGTGCAGCAGGCGAATCACGTGCGCGGGCTGGCGGACGAGACGGCGCGGGCGTCGAACGACGTGACGCGGACCGCGGTCGGGTTGCAGGAGTGGCGCGGCAACGCGCTGCTCGCGGGCGACCGGCTGGCTGAGTACACGAGTTACACGCAGCGTATCGACGACGCGATTGCCAGCCTGCGCGAACTCACCCGGGCGGCGCCGGACGCGGAGACGGCCTACCAGCAGAACACGGCCGTGGACCTGCTGGCGGCGACGGAAGGGTTGTACCGAGCGGATTCTCTCGCGCTGGCGGGGTTGGATGAGACTACGCGGCGGCTGTTCACGGACGCCGTGGGCGCGTACCGGACGACACTGACGAGCGCGGCGGGCAGGCTCACGCAGAGTGACCGGGCGCGGTACGAAGCGCTCGTTCGCGGGGAGGACTGGAGCACGCTGACGGCGGTCGAGAACGCCTTCGCGGACGCGGCGCCGCTGCCGGTCGCCCTACCGACGTGGCGCGCGGCGACGGCGGTGGCAGGGCGTGGGCTGGGAGAGCTCTTCGCTCAGCAGAACAACTTCGCGGTGCAGATGACGATTGATCACGCTCACCGCACCTTGGGCGGGGCGCTCGCCGGAGGGGTGGCGATCGTGGTGTTCGCCGGCGTGGTGATGGCGGTGGCGGTTCGGCTCGCCGATCGACTCACGGACCCAGGGCGGTTGGCGCTGGTGGCGCGGAAGGATGCAGCGCTGGGGTCGGCCGAGGTGCAGGAAGAGACAGGGCTGCGGCGGAACACGGTGGCGCAGCAATCCCCGGAGACCGGGCGAGCGACGGACCTGCGGCAACGCTCAGCGCCGCGGCACCGGGCCGCGGCAGCACGCAGCGGCGCGACGACTCGCTGA
- a CDS encoding DUF4232 domain-containing protein: MDNGLCKAGDVTLSLGQGDAGAGSVYRPILIKNSSSKPCSIQGFPGVSYVTGDDGHQVGPAAFREGTKGNAIKLQPGQSAAADVQFAQVANFDPAVCKPTSVKGLRVYLPQETASKFLPDPGTGCAGDKLPGNQLAVKTVRPA; the protein is encoded by the coding sequence GTGGACAACGGCCTGTGCAAGGCCGGCGACGTCACGCTCTCCCTCGGCCAGGGCGACGCGGGCGCGGGCTCGGTCTACCGGCCGATCCTGATCAAGAACTCCAGCAGCAAGCCCTGCTCGATCCAGGGCTTCCCCGGCGTCTCCTACGTGACCGGTGACGACGGGCACCAGGTCGGTCCGGCCGCGTTCCGCGAGGGCACCAAGGGCAACGCGATCAAGCTGCAGCCGGGCCAGTCGGCCGCCGCGGACGTGCAGTTCGCGCAGGTCGCGAACTTCGACCCGGCGGTGTGCAAGCCGACTTCGGTGAAGGGCCTGCGCGTGTACCTGCCGCAGGAGACGGCGTCGAAATTCCTGCCGGACCCGGGGACGGGTTGTGCCGGGGACAAGCTGCCGGGCAACCAGCTCGCGGTGAAGACGGTGCGGCCGGCCTGA
- the pheA gene encoding prephenate dehydratase encodes MLRIAYFGPQGTFTEQAARALAPGEDLTPYETVRMALTAVREGAADAACVPIENSVEGVVPTTLDGLSDGDPLVAVAETILPIHFSVLTRPGGGEIRTVASHPHALAQVREWLEANLPGATVVASSSTASAAVGVVEGTYDAAVSAPVAIEHYALEELATGVADVHDAQTRFLLVRRPGELPEPTGADRTSIVAAAVNRTGTLAELLAELASRGINLTRLDARPTRNNFGEYRFFIDFEGHVAEPRIVSAMAALRRRCHLRFLGSHPRADDVAATVEPGAGNQDFVEAQAWVDAVLKGEGA; translated from the coding sequence GTGTTGCGGATCGCGTATTTCGGCCCTCAGGGCACGTTCACCGAACAGGCCGCCCGTGCGCTCGCGCCGGGCGAGGACCTGACTCCCTACGAGACCGTCCGGATGGCGCTCACGGCCGTCCGCGAAGGCGCCGCCGACGCGGCGTGCGTACCGATCGAGAACTCCGTGGAGGGCGTCGTACCGACGACGCTCGACGGGCTCAGCGACGGAGACCCCCTGGTCGCCGTCGCGGAGACCATCCTGCCCATCCACTTCAGCGTCCTGACTCGTCCCGGTGGCGGCGAGATCCGCACCGTCGCGAGCCACCCGCACGCGCTCGCGCAGGTGCGTGAGTGGCTCGAGGCGAACCTGCCCGGCGCGACCGTGGTGGCGTCCTCGTCCACGGCGTCGGCCGCTGTCGGCGTGGTCGAGGGCACCTACGACGCGGCCGTGTCCGCGCCGGTCGCCATCGAGCACTACGCGCTGGAGGAGCTGGCCACGGGCGTCGCCGACGTCCACGACGCGCAGACGCGCTTCCTGCTGGTCCGTCGCCCCGGCGAGCTGCCCGAGCCGACGGGCGCCGACCGTACGTCGATCGTCGCGGCGGCCGTGAACCGCACCGGCACGCTGGCCGAGCTGCTCGCCGAGCTCGCGAGCCGCGGCATCAACCTCACGCGGCTCGACGCGCGCCCGACCCGCAACAACTTCGGCGAGTACCGCTTCTTCATCGACTTCGAGGGGCACGTCGCCGAGCCGCGGATCGTCTCCGCGATGGCCGCGCTGCGCCGCCGCTGCCACCTGCGGTTCCTCGGCTCGCACCCGAGGGCCGACGACGTCGCCGCCACCGTCGAGCCCGGCGCGGGCAACCAGGACTTCGTCGAGGCCCAGGCCTGGGTCGACGCCGTGTTGAAGGGAGAAGGCGCGTGA
- the coaA gene encoding type I pantothenate kinase, whose product MPRVRELSPYVELHREQWRELRSSTPLPLTADELVRLRGLGEQIDLAEVADVYLPLSRLINLQVKARQQLYEATTTFLGEECVSTKVPYVIGVAGSVAVGKSTTARILRTLLARWPDHPRVDLVTTDGFLYSRDELTRRGIMHRKGFPESYDRRALLRFVTEVKSGAEHVSAPVYSHLAYDILPGEEQVVERPDILIIEGLNVLQPGPRLTVSDLFDFSIYVDAHTDDIERWYVERFLKLRHTAFSDPASHFHHFAGLDDDEAREEARHLWTTINEPNLMENIKPTRPRATLVLRKDADHSINRVRLRKL is encoded by the coding sequence ATGCCACGGGTCCGTGAACTCAGTCCCTACGTCGAGCTTCACCGGGAACAGTGGCGCGAGCTGCGCAGCTCGACTCCACTGCCCCTGACCGCCGATGAGCTGGTTCGGCTGCGGGGTCTCGGTGAGCAGATCGACCTGGCCGAGGTGGCCGACGTCTACCTGCCGCTCTCGCGGCTGATCAACCTGCAGGTGAAAGCCCGGCAACAGCTGTACGAGGCCACCACCACGTTCCTCGGCGAAGAGTGCGTCAGCACGAAGGTGCCGTACGTGATCGGCGTCGCCGGCAGCGTCGCGGTCGGCAAGTCGACCACGGCCCGCATCCTGCGCACGCTGCTCGCCCGCTGGCCCGACCACCCGCGCGTGGACCTCGTGACCACCGACGGGTTCCTGTACTCCCGCGACGAGCTGACCCGCCGCGGCATCATGCACCGCAAGGGCTTCCCGGAGAGCTACGACCGGCGCGCCCTGCTGCGCTTCGTCACCGAGGTGAAGTCCGGCGCCGAGCACGTGTCGGCGCCCGTGTACTCGCACCTCGCGTACGACATCCTGCCCGGCGAGGAACAGGTCGTGGAGCGCCCGGACATCCTCATCATCGAGGGCCTGAACGTCCTGCAGCCCGGCCCCCGCCTCACCGTGTCGGACCTGTTCGACTTCTCCATCTACGTCGACGCGCACACCGACGACATCGAACGCTGGTACGTCGAGCGCTTCCTCAAGCTCCGCCACACCGCGTTCTCCGACCCGGCTTCGCACTTCCACCACTTCGCCGGCCTGGACGACGACGAGGCCCGCGAAGAAGCCCGGCATCTGTGGACCACGATCAACGAACCGAACCTCATGGAGAACATCAAACCGACGCGCCCGCGGGCCACGCTGGTGCTGCGCAAGGACGCCGACCACTCCATCAACCGCGTGCGCCTGCGCAAGCTCTGA
- a CDS encoding thermonuclease family protein has protein sequence MHPTPAPAARPRKRFPKWLMVTLGVFVVLFVLGAIFGKAPETPTQPVAAPAAPTTTTPATPTTSTPPPVTYTVDKVVDGATVELAASDGTHRTVHVLGVTVATGSNCYATETLTWATSKLAGAAVKLTTDTTTGVALALADGSDYATAAVQNGYAKFAVDATSTALQAAETTARQAATGLWAAPCKGAIDAPTPQAPAPPAPPATKQKEAPAPPRTHEDPPPVEEPDTSSAYYQNCTEARAAGVTPLHVGDPGYSRKLDRDGDGVACE, from the coding sequence ATGCATCCCACCCCGGCGCCTGCCGCGCGCCCCCGGAAGCGTTTTCCGAAGTGGCTGATGGTCACGCTCGGCGTCTTCGTTGTTCTGTTTGTCCTGGGCGCCATTTTCGGCAAGGCCCCCGAAACGCCGACGCAGCCTGTCGCGGCACCCGCGGCCCCCACAACAACCACGCCGGCCACGCCCACCACCTCTACGCCGCCGCCCGTCACGTACACCGTGGACAAGGTCGTGGACGGTGCCACCGTCGAGCTCGCGGCCAGCGACGGCACCCACCGGACCGTGCACGTCCTCGGCGTCACCGTGGCGACCGGGAGCAACTGCTACGCAACGGAAACGCTGACCTGGGCGACCAGTAAGCTCGCCGGTGCCGCGGTCAAGCTGACCACGGACACAACCACCGGCGTCGCGCTCGCCCTCGCGGACGGCTCCGACTACGCGACGGCCGCGGTGCAGAACGGCTACGCCAAGTTCGCCGTCGACGCGACGTCAACAGCCCTGCAAGCAGCGGAAACAACCGCGCGCCAGGCAGCCACGGGCCTGTGGGCGGCGCCGTGCAAGGGCGCGATCGACGCCCCGACGCCTCAGGCTCCCGCCCCGCCGGCACCGCCGGCGACAAAACAAAAGGAAGCTCCGGCGCCGCCTCGCACGCACGAAGACCCGCCGCCCGTTGAAGAGCCGGATACCTCGTCGGCCTACTACCAGAATTGCACCGAAGCCAGGGCTGCGGGCGTCACGCCGCTGCACGTCGGCGACCCCGGATACAGCCGAAAGCTCGACCGAGACGGCGACGGCGTCGCCTGCGAATAG